In Acidobacteriota bacterium, the following proteins share a genomic window:
- a CDS encoding TMEM14 family protein produces MSTPWVVLIYGILVAAGGVMGYAKAGSTASLVAGAVSGLLLAGGAALMLKGNYQNGWWLSLVVTLLLLGRFGKAALTSGLKFMPGGMVIIVSLIVLAALFMNRTASR; encoded by the coding sequence ATGAGTACACCGTGGGTAGTGTTGATTTATGGCATTCTGGTGGCGGCTGGTGGCGTGATGGGCTACGCCAAGGCGGGCAGCACCGCTTCGCTGGTGGCTGGCGCCGTATCTGGACTTTTGTTGGCTGGCGGTGCGGCGCTGATGCTAAAGGGGAATTACCAAAATGGCTGGTGGCTTTCGTTGGTGGTGACATTGTTGTTGTTGGGCCGCTTTGGGAAGGCCGCACTGACCAGCGGGCTCAAATTTATGCCCGGTGGGATGGTCATCATTGTTAGCCTCATTGTGTTGGCGGCATTGTTTATGAATCGCACAGCAAGTCGCTGA
- a CDS encoding superoxide dismutase: MATVYKAQSFNLSNLNGISDGTLAMHFKLYEGYVTNTNILNEKIATMAKGEITANEMPVYSELTRRLGFEYNGMVLHEWYFGNLKNDGSGDPAADSAFAKAAAASFGSYEQWKKNFVTVGKMRGVGWAATYLDPVSGGLSNHWINLHESGNVAGFVPVLIMDVWEHAFIRDYAPADRPKYIEAFFSNINWDACDERLTKGAASRPAVIG, translated from the coding sequence ATGGCTACTGTTTATAAAGCGCAAAGCTTCAACTTGAGCAACCTGAATGGCATCTCTGATGGGACGCTAGCGATGCACTTCAAATTATATGAAGGCTATGTGACCAACACGAACATTCTGAACGAGAAGATTGCCACCATGGCCAAAGGTGAGATCACCGCGAACGAAATGCCGGTTTATTCGGAACTGACGCGCCGTTTGGGATTTGAATATAACGGCATGGTTTTGCACGAGTGGTACTTCGGCAATTTGAAAAACGATGGTAGTGGCGACCCGGCGGCGGATTCGGCTTTTGCCAAAGCGGCGGCGGCCAGCTTCGGCAGCTATGAGCAGTGGAAAAAGAACTTCGTTACTGTGGGGAAAATGCGCGGGGTGGGTTGGGCAGCGACCTACCTTGATCCGGTCAGTGGCGGCTTGTCGAACCACTGGATCAACCTGCACGAGTCGGGCAATGTGGCGGGTTTTGTGCCGGTACTGATTATGGACGTTTGGGAGCACGCTTTTATTCGCGATTACGCTCCGGCAGATCGTCCGAAATATATTGAGGCGTTCTTCTCGAACATCAACTGGGATGCCTGCGATGAACGCCTGACCAAAGGCGCCGCGAGTCGCCCGGCAGTGATTGGCTAG
- a CDS encoding Do family serine endopeptidase yields MNNEFDNIIIAREQPRRPSWKLLSGVAAGVLMLGTLLGAVVTAKGWMPFSSARAEEPKSAVAAPSPALDQNIVLNGGFAQIAKAVTPAVVTIEVSARQDQRRQGFGFIDPFRDFFGLPDQDDESTPRRRVVPQPRQPQGEGQERAPRLVPNGVGSGVLVTGDGYIITNNHVVEGAEKVEVELPDRRKVVAKVIGTDPPSDLAVIKIEGSGYPTVTFGDSEAVQVGDLVLAIGNPLGVGQTVTMGIISAKGRSTTRTGDIRSQPYEDFIQTDAAINRGNSGGALVNLRGELIGIPSQILAGGSGGSIGIGFAIPAKMARNVMDQLVKGGKVRRGKLGVVVSAVSNEYAKELGYNGTSGAFVSDVEKGQPADQAGVKPYDIITEINGKRIVDSSELRNMVSQTSPGTPVKVKIWRDGSERDLTIKLAEVEPVAKEKEETPIAASAKASGPLAGVSVDNLTPEKARPYRLPEGTTGVVITDVDPGSDAAAAGLRPGMVIIEVARQPVSNVNEFNAALAKLGGKKQAFIRVRDTGGARVVLVQPQE; encoded by the coding sequence ATGAATAATGAATTCGACAACATCATCATTGCGCGCGAGCAACCGCGCCGTCCAAGCTGGAAGTTGCTCAGTGGCGTCGCCGCCGGGGTGCTCATGCTGGGCACGTTGCTGGGCGCCGTGGTTACCGCCAAGGGCTGGATGCCCTTTTCAAGTGCGCGGGCTGAAGAACCGAAATCAGCCGTCGCCGCACCAAGTCCGGCTTTAGATCAGAACATCGTTTTGAATGGCGGTTTTGCGCAGATCGCCAAAGCCGTCACGCCCGCCGTCGTGACCATCGAAGTTTCCGCGCGACAGGATCAACGCCGTCAGGGGTTTGGTTTTATTGATCCATTCCGCGATTTCTTTGGCTTGCCGGATCAGGATGATGAAAGCACACCGCGCCGCCGCGTGGTCCCGCAACCTCGTCAGCCACAAGGCGAAGGCCAGGAGCGCGCGCCGCGTTTGGTGCCCAACGGAGTCGGCTCTGGCGTGCTCGTGACTGGTGATGGGTACATCATCACGAATAATCACGTCGTGGAAGGGGCGGAAAAAGTCGAGGTCGAATTGCCTGACCGGCGCAAAGTCGTCGCCAAAGTCATCGGCACCGATCCGCCCAGTGACTTGGCTGTCATCAAGATCGAAGGCAGCGGCTACCCGACTGTAACATTCGGCGATTCCGAAGCTGTACAAGTTGGCGATTTAGTCTTGGCGATTGGCAATCCCCTAGGTGTCGGCCAGACCGTCACGATGGGCATCATCAGCGCCAAAGGCCGCAGCACCACACGCACCGGTGACATTCGCAGTCAGCCCTACGAAGATTTCATCCAAACCGATGCTGCCATCAATCGTGGCAATTCGGGCGGGGCGCTCGTGAATTTGCGCGGTGAATTGATCGGCATCCCCTCGCAAATTTTGGCGGGCGGCAGCGGTGGCAGCATCGGCATCGGTTTTGCCATCCCGGCCAAGATGGCGCGCAATGTGATGGATCAACTCGTCAAGGGTGGCAAAGTCCGGCGTGGCAAGCTGGGCGTTGTGGTCAGCGCAGTATCGAATGAGTATGCCAAAGAACTCGGTTATAACGGCACCTCTGGCGCGTTCGTTTCGGATGTCGAAAAAGGTCAACCCGCCGATCAGGCTGGCGTCAAACCGTATGACATCATTACCGAGATCAATGGCAAGCGCATCGTGGATAGCAGCGAGTTGCGTAACATGGTTTCGCAAACGTCGCCGGGCACGCCCGTCAAAGTAAAAATTTGGCGTGACGGTTCCGAGCGCGATTTGACCATCAAACTTGCCGAAGTTGAACCGGTGGCGAAGGAAAAAGAAGAAACGCCTATCGCCGCGTCAGCCAAAGCCAGCGGCCCGCTCGCCGGTGTCAGCGTAGACAATCTGACACCAGAAAAAGCGCGCCCATACCGCTTGCCCGAAGGCACGACCGGGGTGGTGATCACCGATGTTGACCCTGGCAGCGATGCCGCTGCGGCTGGCTTGCGCCCTGGCATGGTCATCATTGAGGTCGCCCGCCAACCTGTTAGCAATGTCAATGAGTTCAACGCTGCCTTAGCGAAACTCGGCGGCAAGAAGCAGGCGTTCATCCGCGTCCGTGACACGGGTGGTGCGCGCGTCGTGCTTGTGCAACCGCAAGAATAG
- a CDS encoding thymidine kinase, with product MAGSVEVIVGSMFSGKSEELIRRLRRAQIARQKVQIFKPVIDARYSETHIVSHSAMKIESEAVAAAHEIVALVEADTEVVGIDEGQFFDQELVAVANQLAGQGKRVVIAGLDMDYLGRPFEPMPLLMAIAEDVTKTRAVCIQCGSPATYTQRLIASRERVVVGAADAYEARCRACFDPRLGEAKENATD from the coding sequence ATGGCAGGTTCAGTCGAAGTTATCGTTGGCTCCATGTTCAGCGGCAAAAGCGAAGAGCTGATTCGCCGTCTGCGCCGCGCCCAAATCGCCCGGCAGAAAGTCCAGATTTTCAAACCCGTGATTGATGCGCGTTATTCCGAGACGCACATCGTCTCGCACTCGGCCATGAAGATCGAATCGGAAGCCGTGGCCGCCGCACACGAAATCGTGGCCCTGGTCGAGGCTGACACCGAAGTCGTGGGCATTGATGAAGGCCAGTTTTTCGATCAGGAATTAGTCGCCGTGGCCAATCAACTGGCGGGGCAGGGCAAACGCGTCGTGATCGCGGGGCTGGATATGGATTATCTGGGCCGTCCGTTTGAGCCGATGCCTCTATTGATGGCGATTGCCGAGGACGTTACCAAGACCCGCGCCGTGTGCATTCAATGCGGCAGTCCGGCCACCTACACGCAACGTCTGATCGCCAGCCGTGAACGTGTGGTCGTCGGCGCTGCGGATGCTTATGAAGCGCGTTGCCGGGCCTGTTTCGATCCGCGGCTGGGCGAGGCCAAAGAAAACGCTACTGATTGA
- the glpX gene encoding class II fructose-bisphosphatase has protein sequence MNNPNLPPRPLEYDLLYDFLRVVEAAAIASARTMGQGERKYSDHVAVETMRTVMDTMPMDGTIVIGEGERDEAPMLYIGERLGLGAHKGNRRHYPKVDIAVDPLEGTNLCATGSANAIAVLAAAEKGGLLHAPDIYMNKIVVGPSVKGAVDIDAPVRRNLKAIAKRLHRKVEDLVIVVMDRPRHKKLINEIRAAGARIQLISDGDLSAGISAAVAGSGVHALMGIGGGPEGVITAAAMRCLNGEIQARFVMKEQLEMAEDRAKIADGVFDRMQAMGIKDPTRVFSTAELAPGNKIIFAACGVTEGTLMRGVRFFGHGKRTHSLIMTTETKHVRFVDTVHVEGGPDAFVRFDK, from the coding sequence ATGAATAATCCGAACCTGCCTCCGCGCCCGCTGGAATACGATCTGCTCTATGATTTTCTGCGTGTCGTCGAAGCCGCCGCCATCGCTTCAGCGCGCACGATGGGACAAGGTGAGCGCAAATACTCTGACCACGTCGCGGTCGAGACGATGCGCACCGTGATGGACACGATGCCGATGGACGGCACCATCGTCATTGGCGAAGGGGAGCGTGACGAAGCGCCGATGCTTTACATTGGCGAACGGCTCGGACTGGGCGCGCACAAAGGCAATCGGCGCCATTATCCGAAAGTAGACATCGCGGTTGATCCGCTGGAAGGGACGAATCTATGCGCGACCGGTTCGGCCAATGCCATTGCGGTGTTGGCAGCGGCTGAGAAAGGCGGGTTGTTGCATGCGCCCGATATTTACATGAACAAGATTGTCGTCGGCCCTTCGGTCAAAGGCGCGGTGGATATTGACGCGCCGGTACGGCGGAATCTGAAAGCGATTGCCAAGCGGTTGCACCGTAAAGTCGAAGACCTCGTCATCGTCGTGATGGATCGTCCGCGCCATAAAAAACTGATCAACGAAATTCGCGCCGCTGGCGCGCGCATTCAGTTGATCTCTGATGGCGATCTATCGGCGGGCATTTCGGCGGCGGTCGCAGGTTCGGGCGTGCATGCGCTGATGGGCATTGGCGGCGGGCCTGAGGGCGTGATTACGGCGGCGGCCATGCGGTGTTTGAACGGCGAGATTCAGGCGCGCTTTGTCATGAAAGAGCAACTCGAAATGGCTGAAGACCGCGCCAAGATTGCCGATGGGGTATTCGACCGTATGCAGGCGATGGGCATCAAAGACCCGACCCGTGTTTTCAGCACCGCCGAACTGGCACCGGGCAATAAAATTATTTTCGCGGCTTGCGGTGTGACCGAGGGGACGCTGATGCGTGGTGTGCGTTTCTTTGGGCACGGCAAGCGCACGCATTCGCTGATCATGACGACGGAGACCAAGCATGTGCGGTTCGTAGATACTGTACACGTCGAGGGCGGACCCGACGCGTTTGTACGGTTTGATAAATGA
- a CDS encoding DUF2085 domain-containing protein: MNVKVANPAWILYSALVLLACGWLVAVVAAPKLMCNGSEWVALILYRTFALVCHQRNERSFHWCGWPLAVCVRCTGIYLGALLGLLLYPFCYRPDNASVPAKRYLLLASTLLALDWVLGVAGVFRQNPGTRLVTGLMAGAVIAFYVFPALRLALLPSASSRTEVT, translated from the coding sequence ATGAACGTGAAGGTCGCAAATCCGGCTTGGATTTTATACTCCGCGTTAGTGCTGCTGGCGTGTGGCTGGTTAGTGGCGGTTGTGGCGGCGCCAAAGTTAATGTGCAACGGGTCTGAATGGGTAGCGCTGATTTTGTATCGCACGTTTGCCCTCGTATGCCATCAACGCAATGAGCGTTCGTTCCATTGGTGCGGCTGGCCCTTGGCGGTCTGTGTGCGCTGCACGGGGATTTACCTGGGTGCGTTGCTTGGCTTGTTATTGTATCCGTTTTGCTATCGTCCGGATAACGCATCTGTGCCGGCCAAACGCTATCTGCTGTTGGCCTCGACGCTGTTAGCATTGGATTGGGTCTTGGGCGTGGCGGGTGTGTTCAGGCAGAATCCCGGCACACGCTTGGTGACAGGGTTGATGGCCGGTGCCGTGATTGCATTTTATGTTTTCCCAGCTTTGAGGCTGGCATTATTGCCATCCGCATCAAGCAGAACTGAAGTGACTTAA
- a CDS encoding DUF3473 domain-containing protein, which translates to MLNALTVDVEDYYQVEAFANVVPSSEWEQWESRVEHSTQRLLDLFGRHNARGTFFVLGWLAERCPQMVRKIAEAGHEIACHGYGHRFIGSQTRDEFRADVRSAKARLEDLIGMEVEGYRAPTYSITAASLWALDILVEEGFRYDSSIFPIHHDRYGIPDAQRFPHVIRCEAGEILEFPPSTVRLAGQNMPMVGGGYFRFLPYQWFRWGLNHINKIEQQAAVFMIHAWEVDEGQPVVPGTQLNIWRHRFNLHKTEPRLARLLGDFRFTTVRNVLRLSERPVHVAETEPSLIGSGPVYVHE; encoded by the coding sequence ATGCTAAATGCTCTGACCGTGGACGTGGAGGATTACTACCAGGTCGAAGCCTTTGCCAATGTCGTGCCGAGTTCGGAATGGGAGCAGTGGGAATCGAGAGTGGAGCACAGCACGCAACGGTTGCTTGATCTATTTGGCCGCCACAATGCCCGTGGGACTTTCTTTGTCCTGGGCTGGCTGGCCGAGCGTTGCCCCCAGATGGTGCGCAAAATTGCCGAGGCGGGTCATGAAATTGCCTGTCACGGGTATGGCCACCGGTTTATCGGCAGCCAAACGCGGGATGAGTTTCGGGCCGATGTCCGCAGCGCCAAAGCGCGGCTTGAGGATTTGATCGGCATGGAGGTCGAAGGGTATCGCGCGCCGACCTATTCGATTACTGCCGCGTCATTGTGGGCCTTGGACATTTTGGTCGAAGAAGGGTTTCGTTATGACTCTTCGATCTTTCCGATTCACCACGACCGTTATGGGATTCCTGATGCGCAGCGTTTCCCTCATGTGATTCGTTGCGAAGCTGGGGAGATTTTGGAATTCCCCCCTTCAACGGTGCGTCTGGCTGGGCAGAACATGCCGATGGTGGGCGGCGGATATTTCCGGTTTTTGCCCTATCAATGGTTCCGTTGGGGGCTGAACCATATCAACAAAATCGAACAGCAAGCCGCGGTCTTCATGATCCATGCCTGGGAAGTTGACGAAGGGCAACCAGTGGTGCCTGGCACCCAACTCAATATCTGGCGGCACCGCTTCAACCTGCACAAAACAGAACCCCGGCTGGCGCGCTTGTTGGGCGATTTTCGCTTCACTACCGTCCGCAACGTTTTGCGCCTGAGCGAGCGCCCGGTGCATGTGGCTGAAACCGAACCAAGTTTGATCGGTTCTGGGCCGGTTTATGTGCACGAATAG
- a CDS encoding FemAB family PEP-CTERM system-associated protein gives MTAEAAAQALVPAVPTLLKPSPAPAAQPVCLTIKTHNPADETERGRWDQYVKRSAQATFCHLSGWQRVIERTWQHRNHSLYAERGPEIVGVLPLFHVQSPLFGSMLISSPNAVYGGVVADDAEAYEALLARARQLGAELQVDFLELRNPPAAESDEPVFAEPGFELQDQLYVTFDHPITTDEEALLKTFPRDTRRMIRQGPKHNLTAELLRTEALDQFYNVYATSVRNLGTPVFPKRLFAEFLREFPEDCDILVIRQGEKVAGAVLSFYFRDTVMPYYAGAYAEFYRAGINNFMYAELMRQSAARGFTQFDFGRSKRGTGAYEFKRGWGMQERALPYQIHLVKAQQLPNLNPANPKFKLLIDLWKRLPLGLTKLLGPPLVKYLP, from the coding sequence ATGACTGCGGAAGCGGCGGCTCAAGCACTCGTGCCAGCAGTACCCACCCTGCTAAAACCCTCACCAGCACCTGCCGCCCAGCCGGTGTGTCTGACGATCAAAACGCATAATCCAGCCGATGAAACGGAGCGCGGACGTTGGGATCAGTATGTCAAACGCTCTGCCCAGGCGACGTTTTGTCATTTGTCCGGGTGGCAGCGTGTGATTGAGCGTACCTGGCAACATCGCAATCATAGCCTCTACGCCGAACGCGGGCCGGAAATCGTCGGTGTGCTGCCGCTCTTTCACGTGCAAAGTCCACTCTTTGGTTCGATGCTGATTTCATCACCCAATGCGGTTTATGGCGGCGTCGTGGCGGACGATGCCGAAGCCTACGAGGCTTTGCTCGCGCGCGCGCGGCAATTGGGCGCAGAGCTTCAGGTGGACTTCCTCGAATTGCGTAATCCGCCTGCTGCTGAATCCGATGAACCGGTTTTCGCGGAGCCTGGGTTTGAGCTTCAGGATCAGCTTTACGTCACCTTCGATCATCCCATCACGACGGATGAAGAGGCTTTGCTCAAGACCTTTCCGCGCGATACGCGCCGGATGATTCGGCAAGGCCCGAAGCACAATCTCACCGCAGAACTTTTGCGCACTGAAGCACTCGATCAGTTTTACAACGTGTATGCCACCAGCGTGCGCAATCTGGGTACGCCGGTCTTTCCGAAGCGGCTCTTTGCCGAATTCCTGCGTGAGTTTCCTGAGGACTGCGACATTCTGGTCATTCGGCAAGGCGAAAAGGTTGCCGGGGCGGTGCTGAGTTTTTATTTTCGCGATACGGTGATGCCGTATTACGCGGGCGCCTATGCGGAGTTTTACCGCGCGGGGATCAACAACTTTATGTATGCGGAACTGATGCGCCAAAGCGCGGCGCGCGGGTTCACGCAGTTTGATTTCGGGCGCAGCAAACGCGGCACGGGCGCCTATGAATTTAAGCGCGGCTGGGGCATGCAAGAGCGCGCTTTGCCCTATCAAATTCATCTGGTCAAAGCGCAACAGTTGCCCAATTTGAACCCCGCCAATCCGAAATTCAAATTGCTGATTGACCTGTGGAAACGGTTGCCGTTAGGTCTGACAAAGCTGCTCGGGCCGCCGCTCGTAAAGTATTTGCCCTGA
- a CDS encoding TIGR03087 family PEP-CTERM/XrtA system glycosyltransferase, whose product MKLLFLAHRIPYPPNKGDKIRSFHQLRALVERGHDVHLLAFADDAGDLGYQVDLAKLCASVQIIPLNRQWAQLRALRALFSSKPLSLGYYESKPMRAAVQQKLAEEEFDAVFVYSSTMAQYVPPELASRTLVDMVDVDSEKWLDYARKVNATKSWLYKLEWKRLRRYEQEIVATYGHTLLTTPREAALLNQVDEFTRRARLRTLTNGVDLAHFRPEPWRLRILDKLPLHERQWFADPSAPRLVFTGAMDYYANVEGVKFFAESILPLVREREPRAEFLIVGSKPTDEVKQLGQLPGVQVTGFVEDVRPYLQAATVCVVPLRIARGVQNKVLEAMATAKAIVATPEGVAGLNVADGEQLLLAHSPRKLAEHVVKLIRNEELRRELGENARSFVEEQHDWVPLLQRFAELLETLAVRNGKAKLGAQELLNQGGLGRRR is encoded by the coding sequence ATGAAACTGCTTTTCCTCGCACATCGCATTCCCTATCCGCCGAATAAAGGGGACAAGATTCGTTCGTTCCACCAACTGCGCGCGCTGGTCGAGCGCGGTCACGACGTCCACTTGCTCGCCTTTGCCGATGACGCCGGCGATCTGGGCTATCAAGTAGACCTCGCCAAACTTTGCGCCTCGGTGCAGATCATTCCGCTCAATCGCCAATGGGCGCAGTTGCGCGCCTTGCGCGCCTTGTTCAGTTCTAAACCCCTTTCACTGGGCTATTACGAATCCAAACCCATGCGCGCCGCCGTGCAACAGAAACTGGCGGAAGAAGAGTTCGACGCGGTCTTCGTTTATTCGTCCACGATGGCGCAATACGTGCCGCCTGAATTGGCGAGCCGCACGCTGGTGGATATGGTGGATGTGGATTCCGAAAAATGGCTCGATTACGCGCGCAAGGTCAACGCCACAAAATCATGGTTGTATAAGCTCGAATGGAAACGCTTGCGCCGCTACGAACAGGAAATCGTCGCCACCTACGGCCACACGCTGCTGACTACCCCGCGCGAAGCGGCACTGCTCAATCAAGTAGATGAATTCACGCGCCGCGCCCGGTTGCGCACGTTGACCAACGGCGTGGATTTGGCGCATTTCCGGCCCGAACCCTGGCGGTTGCGCATTCTGGATAAATTGCCGCTGCACGAACGCCAATGGTTTGCCGACCCGTCAGCGCCGCGCCTGGTGTTCACGGGCGCGATGGACTATTACGCCAATGTCGAAGGCGTCAAGTTTTTTGCCGAATCCATTCTGCCGCTGGTGCGCGAACGCGAACCGCGCGCCGAATTCCTGATTGTCGGCAGCAAGCCGACTGACGAAGTCAAACAACTCGGTCAATTGCCGGGTGTGCAAGTCACCGGCTTTGTCGAAGACGTGCGGCCTTATTTACAGGCGGCGACCGTTTGCGTGGTGCCCTTGCGCATTGCGCGCGGCGTGCAGAACAAAGTCCTCGAAGCGATGGCGACGGCCAAGGCCATCGTGGCGACTCCCGAAGGCGTCGCCGGTTTGAATGTCGCGGACGGCGAACAATTGCTGCTGGCGCATTCGCCGCGCAAGCTGGCCGAGCACGTCGTCAAGTTGATTCGGAATGAGGAGCTGCGGCGCGAACTGGGCGAGAACGCCCGCAGCTTTGTCGAAGAGCAGCACGATTGGGTGCCGCTGTTGCAGCGCTTCGCCGAACTGCTCGAAACGCTGGCCGTGCGCAACGGCAAGGCCAAGCTCGGCGCACAGGAATTGCTCAACCAGGGCGGGTTGGGCAGACGGCGCTAA
- a CDS encoding methyltransferase domain-containing protein, whose product MKTLAKWLARHLLPGALRRRAIGAWQGHAYIPPVGFADLGDLRRVTPISRSFGADRGTPVDRYYIENFLERHRADVKGRVLEIAEASYTERFGGAQVTKSEVLHAEAGNPRATLVGDLTTGENLPSDAFDCLILTQTLPMIYDVRATLQTIYRILKPGGVVLVTVPGVAHQISRQDMDKWGDYWRFTSKSIRRLFEEVFPASHVQVEAFGNPLTALALLHGLVVEELTPHELDHWEADYEVSITVRAVKPEATLAPFSVA is encoded by the coding sequence ATGAAAACGCTCGCTAAGTGGCTGGCGCGCCATTTATTGCCGGGAGCGCTGCGCCGTCGGGCGATTGGCGCGTGGCAAGGGCACGCTTACATTCCGCCAGTCGGATTTGCCGACCTGGGCGATTTGCGGCGCGTCACGCCCATCAGCCGTTCGTTCGGCGCGGATCGCGGCACGCCCGTGGATCGTTACTACATCGAGAATTTTCTCGAACGTCACCGCGCGGATGTCAAAGGCCGCGTGCTCGAAATCGCCGAGGCCAGTTACACCGAACGCTTTGGCGGCGCGCAGGTGACCAAGAGCGAGGTTTTGCACGCCGAAGCGGGTAATCCGCGCGCGACATTGGTGGGTGATCTGACGACGGGCGAGAATCTGCCGTCAGACGCTTTTGATTGCCTAATCCTGACGCAGACCTTGCCGATGATTTATGATGTGCGGGCGACGTTGCAAACGATCTATCGCATCTTGAAACCGGGCGGCGTCGTGCTGGTAACTGTGCCCGGTGTCGCCCATCAAATTTCGCGGCAGGATATGGACAAGTGGGGCGATTATTGGCGCTTCACTTCCAAATCCATCCGCCGCCTGTTTGAAGAAGTTTTTCCCGCCTCACACGTACAAGTCGAAGCCTTTGGCAATCCGCTGACAGCGCTCGCGCTTTTGCACGGTCTGGTGGTAGAAGAGCTCACGCCCCACGAGTTGGATCATTGGGAAGCGGACTACGAAGTGTCCATTACAGTCCGCGCTGTTAAACCGGAGGCGACGCTTGCCCCATTCTCTGTGGCATAG